A part of Candidatus Electrothrix aestuarii genomic DNA contains:
- a CDS encoding 2Fe-2S iron-sulfur cluster-binding protein: MSETIETSSETITLTIDGQEIQAEAGQTILQAAQKNGIYIPTLCALHATKENGLESDIAPGTCRICTVKVNGRTMAACTTPVAQGFVVENDTEELNDLRKTIVELLFVEGNHFCPSCEKSGSCDLQALAYRYQMLSPRFRYAFSSREVNAESPKLLFDRNRCILCRRCVLAITTEDGKQLFGFTKRGDKSGIIMDEELVKNISEEQAQQAMHICPVGAIIRKEKGFDTPFGQRKYDHNPIGSETVCTTCNGEKS, from the coding sequence ATGAGTGAAACGATTGAAACATCGAGTGAGACAATCACCCTGACCATTGACGGACAGGAAATACAGGCAGAGGCAGGCCAGACCATCCTCCAGGCTGCCCAGAAAAACGGGATCTACATCCCCACCCTCTGCGCCCTGCATGCCACCAAGGAAAACGGGCTGGAATCGGATATTGCTCCAGGTACCTGCCGTATCTGTACGGTCAAGGTCAACGGCCGCACCATGGCTGCCTGCACCACCCCGGTTGCCCAGGGCTTTGTTGTGGAAAATGATACTGAGGAACTCAACGATCTGCGCAAGACCATAGTTGAGCTGCTCTTTGTTGAGGGCAATCATTTCTGCCCCTCCTGCGAGAAAAGCGGCTCCTGCGATCTCCAGGCCCTGGCCTATCGTTATCAGATGCTCTCGCCCCGATTTCGCTATGCCTTTAGCTCCCGCGAGGTCAATGCCGAGTCTCCCAAGCTCCTTTTTGACCGCAACCGCTGTATCCTCTGCCGCCGCTGCGTCCTGGCTATCACGACCGAGGACGGAAAACAGCTCTTTGGCTTTACCAAGCGAGGGGATAAAAGCGGGATTATCATGGATGAAGAGCTGGTTAAAAACATCTCGGAAGAGCAGGCCCAACAGGCCATGCACATCTGTCCGGTAGGAGCGATCATCCGCAAAGAAAAGGGCTTTGACACCCCTTTTGGTCAGCGCAAATACGATCACAATCCCATCGGTTCGGAGACGGTCTGCACAACCTGCAACGGAGAAAAATCATGA
- a CDS encoding NADP oxidoreductase, whose protein sequence is MKKPIIATASLAGCFGCHMSFLDIDERILDLVELVHWGKSPINDIKTFEQDCDIALIEGGCCNDEHIHTLRDFRKHCRILVAVGECAIMGGLPAMRNNIPIQECLEEAYLNTPSTAQANPERILPNDAELPALLDKVYPCHEIVKMDYFLPGCPPRADLIYGALTALVTGQEAKLPYEVIKFD, encoded by the coding sequence ATGAAGAAACCGATTATTGCCACTGCTTCCCTGGCAGGATGCTTCGGCTGTCACATGTCTTTTCTTGACATAGATGAACGTATCCTTGATCTTGTCGAGCTGGTTCACTGGGGCAAAAGCCCGATCAACGACATCAAGACCTTTGAGCAGGACTGCGATATCGCCCTGATTGAAGGCGGCTGCTGTAATGATGAGCATATTCATACCCTGCGTGATTTCCGCAAACATTGCCGTATCCTGGTGGCAGTGGGCGAATGCGCCATCATGGGCGGGTTGCCAGCCATGCGCAATAATATTCCCATTCAGGAATGCCTGGAAGAAGCCTATCTGAACACGCCATCCACGGCCCAGGCAAACCCGGAGCGGATTCTGCCCAACGATGCAGAACTGCCCGCGCTGCTGGACAAGGTTTATCCCTGTCACGAGATCGTGAAGATGGATTATTTCCTGCCCGGCTGCCCACCCAGGGCTGACCTGATCTATGGGGCATTAACTGCCCTGGTCACGGGTCAGGAAGCGAAACTCCCCTATGAAGTCATTAAATTTGATTAA
- a CDS encoding Ni/Fe hydrogenase subunit alpha, with protein sequence MAQKITIEPVTRVEGHGKVTIHLDDNHQVTESRLHIVEFRGFERFVCGRPFWEAPVLVQRLCGICPVSHHLAAAKAMDMLVGAGDGNGLTPVAEKMRRLMHYGQIFQSHVLHFFHLASPDLLFGIDADPAQRNVIGVIMEHTELAKQAVLMRKYGQEIIAATAGKKIHGTGAVPGGINKNLSLEDRDAFLNGINGNPDLSADKMIEWSEAAIALLLDYHGSHTDFLDGFAAFPSNHLSLVRPDGALDLYHGVLRAVDPEGKRIVNDVDSRDYLDVVEEEVRSWSYMKFPYIKELGPKKGWYRVGPLARLNVCDFIPSPKAQAAFEQFRAYTKGKPNHMSMHYHWARLLETLHAAEMMKELLLDPDLQGTDLVTKGERCGEGIGLLEAPRGTLFHHYRVNEQDLITMCNLIVSTTNNNEPMNQAVNAAAVAQMTGKAEITEPMMNAVEVAIRAYDPCLSCATHAMGQMPLEVTLYDAAGAVLDQQRKGM encoded by the coding sequence ATGGCACAAAAAATCACTATTGAACCGGTCACCCGGGTTGAAGGGCACGGCAAGGTCACCATCCACCTGGATGATAACCATCAGGTCACGGAAAGCCGTCTCCATATTGTCGAGTTTCGCGGCTTTGAACGCTTTGTCTGCGGTCGCCCCTTTTGGGAGGCACCTGTTCTGGTCCAGCGACTCTGCGGCATCTGCCCGGTCAGTCATCATCTGGCTGCGGCCAAGGCTATGGATATGCTTGTCGGGGCTGGAGACGGCAACGGCCTGACCCCGGTGGCGGAAAAAATGCGCCGCCTCATGCATTACGGCCAGATCTTTCAATCCCATGTTCTCCACTTCTTTCACCTGGCCTCGCCTGACCTCCTTTTCGGCATAGATGCCGACCCGGCGCAGCGCAACGTGATCGGTGTGATTATGGAACATACCGAGCTGGCCAAACAGGCCGTGCTCATGCGTAAATACGGGCAGGAGATCATCGCGGCCACAGCAGGCAAAAAGATTCACGGCACCGGTGCTGTTCCCGGCGGCATCAATAAGAATCTCAGTCTGGAAGACCGGGATGCCTTTTTGAACGGCATTAACGGCAATCCTGATCTCTCGGCAGACAAGATGATTGAGTGGTCGGAAGCGGCCATTGCCCTGCTGCTGGATTATCACGGCAGCCATACCGACTTTCTGGACGGCTTTGCCGCCTTTCCCTCCAACCACCTGTCCCTGGTTCGCCCGGACGGGGCACTTGATCTCTATCACGGGGTTCTGCGTGCTGTTGATCCTGAAGGAAAACGGATTGTCAACGATGTGGACAGCCGGGATTATCTGGATGTGGTGGAAGAAGAGGTCCGTTCCTGGAGCTATATGAAGTTCCCCTATATCAAGGAACTGGGACCGAAGAAAGGCTGGTATCGGGTCGGGCCGCTGGCCCGTCTCAATGTCTGCGATTTCATTCCGTCACCCAAGGCCCAGGCCGCCTTTGAGCAGTTCCGCGCCTACACCAAGGGCAAGCCCAATCATATGAGCATGCATTACCATTGGGCCCGCCTGCTTGAGACCCTGCATGCGGCGGAGATGATGAAGGAGCTGCTGCTTGACCCGGATCTTCAGGGAACCGACTTGGTTACCAAAGGAGAGCGTTGCGGCGAGGGCATCGGCCTGCTGGAGGCCCCCAGAGGTACCCTGTTCCATCATTACCGAGTCAATGAGCAGGATCTGATCACCATGTGCAATCTCATTGTTTCGACCACCAATAATAACGAGCCCATGAATCAGGCCGTCAATGCGGCGGCTGTTGCTCAGATGACCGGCAAGGCCGAGATCACCGAGCCGATGATGAACGCGGTTGAGGTGGCCATCCGCGCCTATGATCCCTGCCTGAGCTGCGCCACCCATGCTATGGGCCAGATGCCCCTGGAGGTCACCCTCTACGATGCTGCCGGAGCTGTCCTTGATCAGCAAAGGAAGGGTATGTGA
- a CDS encoding hydrogenase maturation protease, with the protein MNSPPASTKVLVYGFGNPGREDDGAGVALAERIRAAALPGVTTDSNYQLNVEDALLLSEHDIVIFADATHNPVDGFSFYRLQPDASVSFTTHAMSPGSVLTLCTQLYGKTPPAYMLEIGGVSFALREGMTDAGAENVEAAVRFLLELLREGRFERFEEAIASH; encoded by the coding sequence GTGAACTCGCCCCCTGCGTCTACTAAGGTGCTGGTCTACGGCTTCGGTAATCCGGGCCGGGAAGATGACGGGGCCGGTGTTGCCCTGGCAGAACGCATCCGGGCAGCAGCCCTGCCCGGCGTGACCACGGACAGCAATTATCAGCTCAATGTGGAAGATGCCCTGCTCCTCAGCGAGCATGATATCGTCATCTTTGCCGATGCCACCCATAACCCGGTTGATGGCTTCAGCTTTTACCGCCTCCAACCCGACGCCTCTGTCTCCTTTACCACCCATGCCATGTCACCGGGATCGGTGCTGACCCTCTGTACACAGCTCTATGGAAAAACTCCGCCCGCCTATATGCTGGAGATAGGCGGGGTGTCTTTTGCGTTGCGGGAGGGAATGACGGATGCGGGGGCAGAGAATGTGGAGGCGGCGGTTCGTTTTTTGCTGGAGTTGCTGCGGGAGGGGAGATTTGAGCGGTTTGAGGAAGCTATTGCATCTCATTAA
- a CDS encoding nucleotidyltransferase family protein → MKELERIQRQKKNIFAIARQHGIVRLRIFGSVIRGEETPQSDIDLLVELEPGRSMLDLGGALIRLQELLGRKVDIVTERGLHWYLKEKIMQEATVMKEELG, encoded by the coding sequence ATGAAAGAACTCGAAAGAATACAGCGACAAAAAAAGAACATCTTTGCCATTGCCCGACAGCACGGGATTGTCCGGCTACGAATATTCGGTTCTGTCATCCGAGGTGAAGAAACTCCGCAGAGTGATATTGACCTGCTTGTCGAGCTGGAGCCGGGGCGCAGTATGCTGGATCTCGGCGGTGCGCTGATCAGGCTGCAGGAACTGCTGGGTCGAAAGGTGGATATCGTGACGGAACGCGGCCTGCATTGGTATCTGAAAGAGAAGATTATGCAGGAAGCTACAGTTATGAAGGAAGAGTTGGGCTGA
- a CDS encoding tetratricopeptide repeat protein: protein MAHIKESFSGIGPWLIRTTGSVGAACFMRKKYSDNSGFTEEQYKEILKEQHQAIKEEMQAANGNEEKLKLLEEKDSVVQNKLDDLQKSYEERKKLLKQASEDLERIKGNLSESQLAEAEEKLEKGETKAAEQAFDVVVDQGTGAASLAAFRSGTLLEDRLDYETAFCHYRKAVVLEEDNPEFLLAAGKMARTLADFRQAQDWLEQLLRIREAEKKEDSHLASALYHLAWVYKSQGCYDKAEPLLQRTRVILEKKLGKDHNEVVTTLNTLAELHREQGHYDDAERLYQRILTILKRTLGNDHHEVETALINLDDFYRQQGRYDGEAEQVYQRTLAIFERSLGKDHYEVAKRLGNLARVYKSRGCYDKAESLYKRTLAILEKTFGKDHHEVATVLNNLAKMYRHLGRYDDAELLYKRSLEIKEKILGKDHPWVVSTLNNLGWIYYLQGRYKEVEPLNKRCSEILHAAFPDGHPYIEQFNDNIKLLQGRMRKNIHIGPNAGRIGTITKEYVHFTDEVGKQRRIRMLPPLYRSSKIVGIRELDGVPWTVNLSGYEKGVTFIFESYHAAYELLLFPLLEIGLDTFDAT, encoded by the coding sequence ATGGCTCATATAAAAGAGAGCTTCAGCGGTATAGGCCCTTGGTTAATCCGAACTACTGGCTCTGTGGGTGCGGCTTGTTTTATGCGAAAAAAATACTCTGATAATAGCGGGTTCACCGAAGAACAGTATAAAGAAATCCTGAAGGAGCAACATCAAGCAATCAAAGAGGAAATGCAAGCAGCTAACGGTAATGAGGAGAAGCTGAAGTTGCTTGAAGAGAAAGACAGCGTTGTTCAGAATAAACTTGATGATCTGCAGAAAAGTTATGAGGAAAGAAAAAAGCTACTCAAGCAGGCAAGTGAGGACTTAGAGCGCATCAAGGGGAATTTGTCTGAGAGCCAGCTTGCAGAAGCTGAAGAGAAGTTGGAAAAGGGGGAAACCAAAGCAGCAGAGCAAGCCTTTGATGTGGTTGTTGATCAGGGTACCGGGGCTGCTTCCCTTGCTGCTTTTCGGAGCGGGACACTTTTGGAAGATCGGCTTGATTATGAAACAGCCTTTTGTCACTACAGAAAAGCTGTAGTTTTGGAAGAGGATAACCCGGAGTTCCTTCTTGCAGCTGGTAAAATGGCCCGAACTCTGGCCGACTTCAGGCAGGCTCAGGATTGGCTTGAACAGTTGTTAAGGATTAGGGAAGCGGAAAAAAAAGAAGATTCTCATCTCGCTTCCGCCTTGTATCATCTGGCATGGGTCTATAAGTCTCAGGGCTGTTACGATAAAGCCGAACCGCTTTTACAACGAACTCGTGTGATACTTGAAAAAAAACTCGGCAAAGACCATAATGAGGTTGTGACCACACTGAACACTCTGGCTGAGTTACACAGGGAGCAGGGTCATTACGATGATGCCGAACGACTCTATCAACGAATTCTTACGATACTGAAGAGAACCCTCGGTAATGACCATCATGAGGTTGAGACCGCACTGATCAATCTGGATGATTTCTACAGACAGCAGGGTCGTTACGATGGAGAAGCCGAACAGGTTTATCAACGAACTCTTGCAATATTTGAGAGAAGCCTCGGCAAAGATCATTATGAGGTGGCGAAGAGATTGGGCAATCTGGCACGGGTCTATAAATCCCGGGGCTGTTACGATAAAGCCGAATCGCTTTATAAACGAACTCTTGCGATACTTGAGAAAACCTTCGGTAAAGACCATCATGAGGTTGCGACCGTACTGAACAATCTGGCAAAGATGTACCGACACTTGGGCCGCTACGATGATGCAGAACTACTTTATAAGCGTTCTCTCGAGATTAAGGAGAAAATTCTCGGCAAAGATCATCCTTGGGTCGTGAGCACACTGAATAATCTGGGGTGGATATATTATTTGCAGGGCCGGTACAAAGAAGTCGAACCGTTGAACAAACGTTGTTCAGAAATTCTTCACGCTGCATTTCCTGACGGACATCCTTATATTGAACAGTTTAACGATAATATTAAACTGTTACAAGGTAGAATGCGAAAGAATATTCACATTGGACCGAATGCCGGACGAATAGGCACGATCACCAAGGAGTACGTTCACTTTACTGATGAAGTAGGCAAGCAGAGACGAATTCGAATGCTCCCTCCTTTATATCGGTCCTCAAAAATAGTAGGTATCCGCGAGCTCGACGGAGTTCCGTGGACAGTAAATTTGTCCGGTTATGAGAAGGGAGTTACCTTTATCTTCGAAAGCTATCATGCCGCATACGAATTGTTGCTTTTCCCGTTACTTGAGATCGGCCTTGATACATTCGATGCGACATAG
- a CDS encoding IS1380 family transposase, which yields MKKKKNTTYRKSDLKINYIDITDDCLTSRSGLSLFIAYLHGISLFPIIESLFGDLRKSKKGASAVEIFKQIFCFMMDGTSRHLVYFDDLKADKGYAACIETSEDDMASSHTIKRFFGNFSFVKVFVFRRLLQKLFIWRLNITKPAVVELGIDTMVMENDDAECRHGVKPTYKKKKGFQPLQMNWGRFFVDAVFRGGDKHSNHGDTVQKMILHIVNRIRKEYRHDVPIVIRMDSGFFDQKIFEFCEQLGVGYICGGKMYKDIKEFASETTRWRRFAAPGKKDIWEYAEFGTKRGNWKQFRRAIYCRLCNHGSQLRLPGTGPDTVIITNLGRGGTIDELLEKAGVMSEYVSANAIVAGYHVRGSDELVNRGFKDFGHEQLPFTRFTPNAAWYYMLLVGFFLFESFKEDAASPVVSITAYASTVRRQLIDVAGKIVRHSGQVVLKVARCAFEGLQLAEMLKRCIEPPVLQH from the coding sequence ATGAAGAAGAAAAAAAACACGACCTATCGAAAAAGTGACCTGAAAATTAATTATATTGACATAACTGACGACTGTTTGACCAGTCGGTCAGGTCTGTCTCTTTTTATAGCGTACCTGCATGGTATTTCATTATTCCCTATTATTGAGAGTTTGTTCGGCGATCTGAGAAAAAGCAAAAAAGGTGCATCGGCGGTTGAGATATTCAAGCAGATATTCTGTTTCATGATGGACGGAACCAGTCGACATCTGGTGTACTTTGACGATCTTAAGGCAGATAAGGGCTATGCCGCCTGTATAGAGACATCAGAGGATGACATGGCCTCCTCGCATACAATCAAGCGTTTTTTCGGCAATTTTTCTTTTGTTAAAGTGTTTGTTTTTCGACGTCTGCTGCAGAAACTGTTCATTTGGCGATTGAATATAACCAAGCCAGCCGTTGTTGAACTCGGCATTGATACAATGGTTATGGAAAACGATGACGCAGAGTGTCGACATGGAGTAAAACCGACCTATAAAAAAAAGAAAGGATTCCAGCCGTTACAGATGAACTGGGGAAGATTTTTTGTAGATGCGGTTTTTCGCGGTGGTGATAAGCACTCGAATCACGGTGACACTGTCCAAAAAATGATATTGCATATTGTGAATCGCATCAGAAAGGAATATCGACATGATGTCCCGATTGTTATCCGAATGGACAGTGGTTTTTTCGACCAGAAGATTTTTGAATTTTGTGAGCAACTTGGTGTTGGTTATATCTGTGGTGGGAAGATGTATAAAGATATAAAAGAATTTGCAAGTGAGACAACCCGTTGGAGGCGTTTTGCCGCACCCGGTAAGAAAGATATTTGGGAGTATGCGGAATTCGGCACTAAAAGGGGTAATTGGAAGCAATTTCGACGTGCTATATACTGTCGCCTGTGCAACCACGGGTCTCAGCTTCGGCTTCCAGGAACTGGTCCAGACACCGTGATCATTACAAATCTTGGGCGTGGCGGAACTATTGACGAACTTCTTGAAAAGGCGGGAGTTATGTCAGAATATGTAAGTGCCAACGCTATTGTTGCAGGGTATCATGTACGCGGTAGCGACGAGTTGGTTAACCGAGGTTTCAAGGATTTTGGCCATGAACAACTGCCGTTCACTCGATTCACTCCAAACGCTGCGTGGTATTACATGCTACTGGTCGGCTTTTTTCTTTTTGAATCATTCAAAGAGGATGCAGCTTCTCCCGTAGTTTCAATAACAGCCTATGCATCAACAGTGCGCCGTCAACTGATAGATGTAGCGGGTAAAATTGTCAGGCACAGCGGTCAGGTTGTATTAAAAGTGGCCCGGTGTGCTTTTGAAGGGCTTCAATTAGCCGAAATGTTAAAAAGGTGTATTGAGCCCCCTGTGTTACAACACTAG
- a CDS encoding reverse transcriptase domain-containing protein — translation MVARCEETSAVLGSGEPVTTKLHRIAEKARNEPGFKFTSLYHLMNEELLRGCFQRLWKDAAAGIDKMTKDMYAENLDANLKDLTDRLHRMAYIPQPVRRKYIPKPGSTEQRPLGIPCFEDKLVQAGLVRIMEAVYEQDFIENSYGFRPSRSCHDALGVLSGAMEDNPTNHIVEADIKGFFDNVNREWLMKFLAHRIGDKRILRMVQRFLRAGVSEDGSVTFSDREPRRAGSSRHCWRTSICIIPLIFGLRRFAVRTAGALPD, via the coding sequence ATGGTAGCGCGGTGTGAAGAAACATCGGCCGTTCTCGGAAGCGGAGAACCGGTGACAACGAAATTGCACCGCATAGCGGAAAAGGCCCGTAATGAGCCGGGATTTAAGTTCACCAGTCTGTATCACCTGATGAATGAGGAGCTTTTACGGGGATGCTTTCAGCGACTGTGGAAGGATGCAGCTGCCGGCATCGACAAAATGACCAAGGATATGTACGCGGAAAATCTGGACGCCAATCTGAAAGATTTGACAGATCGGCTGCACCGGATGGCGTACATACCGCAACCTGTCCGGCGTAAGTATATACCGAAGCCGGGCAGCACCGAACAGCGTCCCCTGGGGATACCGTGCTTTGAAGATAAGCTTGTTCAGGCCGGACTCGTCCGGATAATGGAAGCAGTATACGAGCAGGATTTTATCGAAAACTCGTATGGATTCCGGCCATCACGAAGCTGCCATGACGCGCTCGGAGTATTGAGCGGTGCAATGGAGGACAATCCGACAAATCATATCGTTGAGGCGGATATTAAAGGCTTCTTTGATAATGTGAACCGGGAATGGCTTATGAAATTTCTGGCGCATAGGATCGGGGATAAGAGAATTCTGCGCATGGTGCAACGTTTTCTCAGGGCAGGGGTGTCGGAGGATGGCAGTGTAACGTTCAGTGACAGGGAACCCCGCAGGGCGGGGTCATCTCGCCATTGCTGGCGAACATCTATTTGCATTATACCCTTGATCTTTGGTTTGAGAAGATTTGCCGTAAGAACTGCCGGGGCTTTACCCGATTGA
- a CDS encoding DNA polymerase — translation MHYTLDLWFEKICRKNCRGFTRLIRYADDFVVCFQYKAEAGRFHAELGKRLGKFRLEVEPTKTGAMEFGRFAVQNAERRGRRAETFDFLGFTHYCGTRRDGTGFRMKRVTARKKFAAKVKIFKEWLKKARILTTGKLWAIAKAKLRGHYNYYGVTDNLRGIARFFEAVKRLLFKWLNRRGKRNCINWEKFNTMLKRFPLPKPRIRVSMFGTP, via the coding sequence TTGCATTATACCCTTGATCTTTGGTTTGAGAAGATTTGCCGTAAGAACTGCCGGGGCTTTACCCGATTGATCCGTTATGCCGATGATTTTGTCGTATGTTTTCAATATAAGGCGGAAGCGGGACGGTTTCATGCGGAACTGGGCAAACGGTTGGGCAAGTTCCGACTTGAAGTCGAACCGACGAAAACCGGAGCGATGGAGTTCGGCAGATTCGCCGTTCAGAATGCCGAGAGAAGGGGGAGGAGAGCAGAGACGTTTGATTTTCTGGGCTTTACTCACTACTGCGGCACGAGAAGGGACGGTACAGGATTTCGGATGAAGCGGGTAACCGCCCGCAAGAAGTTTGCCGCCAAGGTGAAAATCTTTAAGGAATGGCTGAAGAAAGCCAGGATTTTAACGACCGGGAAACTTTGGGCAATCGCCAAGGCCAAATTGAGAGGTCATTATAACTACTACGGTGTAACCGATAACCTGCGCGGAATCGCAAGATTTTTCGAGGCGGTAAAGAGGCTGCTGTTTAAGTGGCTGAACCGTAGAGGAAAGAGGAACTGTATCAATTGGGAAAAGTTCAATACAATGCTGAAGCGATTTCCTCTTCCGAAACCACGGATCAGGGTCAGTATGTTCGGGACACCGTGA
- a CDS encoding transposase produces MLKQKIRSILSEIEGIKAVRKNALIHIFILFIALPGRINFLAMARHGRFSEKTYRSHFEKEFDFFNFNKQLVERFCSPHRILAGDCSFIPKAGIKTPHVAKFWSGCASKSLPGLEISSLAVIDLKANTAFHLECEQTPGTLPDNESRIDFYVNQVINRAPELDKIADYFVYDGAAAKKKFVDGITENTGLHLVSKFPKNANMRYLYTGPRMPGPGRPRQYDGKIRWKKLETYRFDTCYEDDEIIIYTAVVNSVLLKCNVRIAYIYKKCSDSYAILFSTDLNLDGFLIYKYYKARFQIEFLFRDAKQYTGLTHCQARSENKLYFHFNSSLTAVSIAKANFYDSVENQGTPFSMRDITDYYSAKLFLDRILSKLDIELVSDKFDFDYEDLLNTAAALA; encoded by the coding sequence GTGTTGAAACAAAAAATAAGAAGTATTTTAAGCGAAATAGAGGGAATCAAAGCTGTCAGAAAAAATGCCCTGATCCATATTTTTATTCTCTTCATCGCTCTGCCGGGCCGTATCAATTTTCTTGCGATGGCCCGACATGGTCGCTTCTCCGAGAAAACATACCGGAGTCATTTTGAGAAAGAATTTGATTTTTTCAATTTTAACAAGCAACTTGTGGAGAGGTTCTGTTCTCCTCACAGAATTCTTGCCGGAGACTGCTCCTTCATCCCGAAGGCAGGAATAAAAACTCCACATGTTGCCAAGTTCTGGAGTGGATGCGCTTCCAAGTCGTTGCCTGGACTTGAAATAAGCTCTCTTGCGGTTATCGACCTTAAAGCGAATACAGCCTTTCATCTTGAATGTGAGCAAACTCCGGGAACTCTCCCAGATAATGAAAGCCGAATTGATTTTTATGTTAATCAAGTGATCAACCGTGCCCCAGAACTTGATAAAATCGCTGACTATTTTGTTTACGACGGTGCTGCGGCAAAGAAAAAGTTTGTCGATGGCATAACTGAAAATACCGGGTTGCATCTTGTCAGTAAATTTCCCAAAAATGCGAATATGCGCTATTTGTATACAGGGCCAAGAATGCCGGGACCGGGGCGACCGAGGCAATATGACGGAAAAATCCGATGGAAAAAACTCGAGACGTACCGTTTCGACACCTGTTATGAAGATGATGAAATCATTATATATACTGCTGTCGTCAATAGCGTGCTGCTGAAGTGCAATGTTCGTATCGCCTATATCTACAAGAAATGCTCCGACAGTTATGCTATTCTTTTCTCTACCGATTTGAATCTGGACGGATTCTTGATTTACAAGTATTACAAGGCTCGATTTCAGATAGAGTTTCTCTTTCGGGATGCGAAACAATATACCGGCCTCACGCATTGTCAGGCAAGAAGTGAAAACAAACTGTATTTTCACTTCAACTCTTCACTAACCGCCGTTTCAATCGCTAAAGCCAATTTTTATGACAGTGTTGAAAACCAGGGAACTCCTTTCTCAATGAGAGATATAACTGACTATTATTCCGCAAAATTATTTCTTGACCGAATTTTATCCAAACTGGATATTGAGCTGGTTTCAGATAAATTCGACTTCGATTATGAAGATCTGTTGAATACAGCGGCAGCACTTGCATAA
- a CDS encoding ISAzo13 family transposase has product MRKPGGGRSYIDEKYPNIHKVFLSIIKEHTAGCPMNDDIRWTYLTHHEIVEKLAKKKIFISSPTVADLLKFHGFKKRKMSQCKTIKDVENRDEQFINIERLRNIYTQAGEPVVSVDSKKKEPFGSLYREGEVYSTSSPEVYDHSFASLQTGLSVPHGIFDINKNKACVNIGLSRDTAEFFYDSMVLWWETYGKIEYPDARKLLILCDGGGSNGCRHYVFKEAVQKLANTLGLSIRIAHYPAYCSKYNPIEHRVFPHITRALSGVVLDSVQTVKSLIESRAKTKKGLETYVNIVDKIYETGKKASELFMENMPIVFDQFLPKWNYKAVPVF; this is encoded by the coding sequence ATCAGGAAGCCTGGAGGCGGTCGTTCGTATATTGATGAGAAATATCCCAATATTCACAAGGTTTTTCTGTCGATAATTAAAGAACATACCGCTGGATGCCCGATGAATGATGACATTCGCTGGACGTATCTAACCCACCACGAAATTGTCGAAAAATTAGCGAAGAAAAAAATCTTTATTAGCTCTCCCACTGTTGCTGATTTACTCAAGTTTCATGGCTTTAAAAAGCGTAAAATGAGCCAATGCAAGACAATCAAAGATGTTGAAAACAGAGATGAACAATTCATAAATATAGAGAGACTACGTAATATCTACACCCAAGCAGGAGAACCAGTTGTCAGTGTTGACAGCAAGAAAAAGGAACCGTTTGGCAGTTTGTATCGAGAAGGTGAAGTCTATTCAACAAGTTCCCCTGAAGTATATGATCATAGCTTTGCTTCCTTGCAAACCGGTTTATCCGTACCTCATGGCATTTTTGATATCAATAAAAATAAAGCATGTGTTAACATAGGGTTGTCTCGCGATACCGCCGAGTTTTTCTATGACAGTATGGTTTTGTGGTGGGAGACTTATGGAAAGATTGAGTACCCTGATGCTAGAAAATTGTTAATTCTTTGTGATGGTGGTGGTTCAAATGGTTGCAGACATTATGTTTTCAAGGAAGCTGTGCAAAAATTAGCCAATACGCTTGGTCTTAGTATTCGTATTGCCCATTATCCGGCCTATTGCTCAAAATATAACCCCATAGAACACAGGGTTTTCCCTCATATAACCAGAGCGTTATCCGGTGTTGTCCTGGATAGTGTACAGACAGTGAAATCTTTGATTGAGAGTAGGGCAAAAACAAAAAAAGGTTTAGAAACCTACGTGAATATAGTGGATAAAATCTACGAAACGGGCAAAAAGGCGTCGGAGTTGTTTATGGAGAATATGCCTATCGTTTTTGACCAGTTCCTGCCGAAATGGAATTATAAGGCCGTGCCAGTTTTTTGA
- a CDS encoding SelT/SelW/SelH family (seleno)protein, which translates to MKVTIEYCTAUNYKPRASSLEDELKKEFGAEVELIPGSGGVFTVCVDGKQIYSKHETGRFPDEGEIVGLIL; encoded by the coding sequence ATGAAAGTCACTATTGAATACTGCACGGCGTGAAACTACAAGCCAAGAGCCTCCAGTTTGGAGGACGAGTTAAAGAAGGAATTCGGCGCAGAGGTTGAGCTTATTCCGGGCTCTGGTGGCGTGTTTACTGTCTGTGTTGATGGCAAGCAAATCTACTCCAAGCATGAAACAGGTCGTTTTCCCGATGAAGGGGAGATTGTTGGACTGATTCTCTAA